In the genome of Xanthocytophaga agilis, one region contains:
- a CDS encoding acyl-CoA carboxylase subunit beta — translation MNSELAKNEQTNKQLSADLIEKLKKIHLGGGEKKIADQHQKGKLTARERIQYLIDKESDFLEVGAWAGYGMYEADGGCPAGGVITGIGYIHGRQCVIVANDATVKAGAWFPITAKKNLRAQEIAIENRLPIIYLVDSAGVYLPMQDEVFPDKEHFGRIFRNNAQMSSLGIVQIAAIMGSCVAGGAYLPIMSDEAMIVEGTGSIFLAGSYLVKAAIGEDVDNETLGGATTHCEISGVTDNKYPNDQECLAAIRRIIDKMGHVPKAGFDRAAPVPPKENPQELYGLFPSDRVKPYDMREIIKRLVDNSEFDEYKELYGKSLLCGLARIDGWAVGIIANQRTMVKTKKGEMQMGGVIYSDSADKAARFIMNCNQKRIPLVFLQDVTGFMVGSRSEQGGIIKDGAKMVNAMANSVVPKFTVVVGNSYGAGNYAMCGRAYDPRLMVAWPSAQLAVMSGASAAKTLLQIQLAALKAKGKEITPEEEKKMFETIKTQYDNQLSPYYAAARLWIDAVIDPLETRKILSMGIEAANHAPIEKRYNVGVIQT, via the coding sequence ATGAATTCGGAATTAGCTAAAAATGAACAGACAAATAAACAGCTAAGCGCTGATCTTATTGAAAAATTAAAGAAGATACATCTGGGTGGAGGAGAGAAAAAAATTGCAGACCAGCATCAGAAAGGTAAGCTTACCGCAAGAGAACGTATCCAATACCTGATTGACAAGGAAAGTGATTTTCTGGAAGTCGGAGCCTGGGCGGGATATGGTATGTATGAGGCTGATGGCGGATGTCCAGCTGGAGGAGTAATTACAGGAATTGGCTATATTCATGGACGTCAGTGTGTGATTGTTGCCAATGATGCTACTGTTAAAGCAGGAGCCTGGTTTCCTATTACAGCAAAAAAAAACCTTCGCGCACAGGAAATAGCAATAGAAAACAGATTGCCAATCATATATCTGGTTGACAGTGCAGGGGTTTATCTACCTATGCAGGACGAAGTTTTTCCGGATAAAGAACATTTTGGACGTATTTTCAGAAATAATGCTCAGATGTCTTCATTGGGAATTGTTCAGATCGCAGCCATTATGGGGTCTTGTGTAGCCGGAGGAGCTTATTTACCTATAATGTCAGATGAAGCTATGATTGTAGAAGGAACAGGCTCTATATTTCTGGCAGGGTCTTATCTGGTCAAGGCTGCTATCGGGGAGGATGTAGACAATGAGACTCTGGGTGGTGCTACTACTCATTGTGAAATTTCAGGCGTAACAGATAATAAATATCCTAATGATCAGGAATGTCTTGCTGCTATTCGTCGCATAATTGATAAAATGGGTCATGTTCCTAAAGCAGGATTTGATAGAGCCGCACCTGTGCCGCCTAAAGAGAACCCTCAGGAACTGTATGGCTTATTTCCATCGGATCGGGTAAAACCCTATGACATGCGTGAAATTATCAAGCGTTTGGTTGATAATTCAGAGTTTGATGAATATAAAGAATTGTATGGGAAAAGTTTGCTTTGTGGCTTGGCACGTATAGACGGGTGGGCTGTTGGAATTATTGCCAATCAGAGAACTATGGTAAAGACAAAAAAAGGAGAAATGCAGATGGGCGGAGTAATCTATTCAGATTCGGCAGATAAAGCGGCACGATTTATTATGAATTGTAATCAGAAACGTATACCACTGGTGTTTTTACAGGATGTAACCGGGTTTATGGTAGGGAGCCGTTCTGAACAGGGAGGAATTATAAAAGATGGCGCGAAGATGGTAAATGCAATGGCAAATTCTGTAGTGCCTAAATTTACAGTAGTAGTAGGTAATTCATATGGTGCAGGAAATTATGCGATGTGTGGCCGTGCATATGACCCCCGATTAATGGTTGCCTGGCCTTCAGCTCAACTGGCAGTAATGAGTGGGGCTTCTGCTGCCAAAACATTGTTGCAAATTCAGCTGGCAGCCTTAAAAGCTAAAGGAAAAGAGATTACACCTGAGGAAGAAAAAAAGATGTTTGAAACCATTAAGACTCAGTATGATAATCAGTTGTCTCCATATTATGCTGCAGCCCGGTTATGGATTGATGCAGTAATAGACCCACTGGAAACTCGTAAAATACTATCAATGGGAATCGAAGCTGCTAATCATGCACCTATTGAAAAACGGTATAATGTAGGAGTTATTCAGACGTGA
- a CDS encoding type II secretion system protein GspG, with translation MKSSHPTLYTLLYSAGITLFCTGFLFAVVSLLSGFLPGLMCILLMVIGYVIVRSMNHDTFTLPFVSVSKWNVDLSSINYLYIFKSIVKSTFVTLLILALVISCIFIFGQNYFHKRNTRQECDQIVSALQFYKESTKTYPATLTEIIGNDPLRRDWDKDSWENVYQYNTLNNGQSFMLRSSGADGNTDTEDDLLYQVR, from the coding sequence ATGAAATCTTCCCATCCTACCTTATACACATTACTTTATTCTGCCGGAATAACTTTATTCTGTACAGGATTTCTATTTGCAGTAGTTTCATTGCTATCTGGCTTTCTACCTGGACTTATGTGTATCCTCCTTATGGTAATAGGATACGTTATTGTACGCTCTATGAACCATGATACATTTACTCTACCATTTGTTTCTGTATCAAAATGGAATGTAGATCTTTCATCTATAAATTACCTATACATCTTTAAATCAATAGTAAAATCAACTTTTGTTACCCTACTCATTCTTGCACTTGTTATTTCCTGTATATTTATTTTTGGACAAAATTATTTCCACAAAAGAAACACACGCCAGGAATGTGATCAGATAGTATCTGCCTTACAGTTCTATAAAGAGAGTACAAAGACCTATCCGGCAACTCTTACAGAAATAATAGGTAACGATCCATTACGAAGAGATTGGGATAAAGATAGTTGGGAAAACGTATATCAGTACAATACTCTCAATAACGGACAATCTTTTATGTTACGATCATCCGGAGCAGATGGAAATACAGATACAGAGGATGATCTGCTCTATCAGGTTCGTTAA
- a CDS encoding penicillin acylase family protein — translation MKWIKAILSSLLTIVLIFLFNTKLGVLPPIGKLLNPFHGFWANAEPTKTESEKSLSLKGLQDKVTIRFDDNHVPHIFANNTYDLFYAQGYITASDRLWQMELQTHAAAGRLSEIIGDRTLEIDRNARRRGMVVAAKATLTQMMSDSVSKQILEAYSAGVNAYISSLSPKDYPVEYKILDYSPEPWEPLKSALLLKQMATTLATGDDDGQMTNVLAQYGYDVVKDLFPDYPFHENPVIPVGTKWDFEPLPSPKPPKDFIKPLTNSAISSSKISQANPSLVYNDPQAEKEIGSNNWAVNGQKSATGYPILSNDPHLELSLPSIWYQIQLIGPDVNVCGASLPGAPNVISGFNEKVAWGVTNVGSDVMDWYKITFKDQTHKEYLYDGVYKPVKQVTEIIKVRGKPDVIDTVLYTHHGPIVYNEGMQSLNGRTPVGCAMRWIAHEPSNELVTFYYLNRAKNYSDYVKALSYYISPAQNFVFASADNDIALWPNGKFPIKWKEQGKFILDGSNSAYDWQGWIPHAQNPHVLNPPRGFVSSANQFSADTTYPYYLGWEFSNYSRGERINQRLTSMQQITPDSLRMLQNDNYNIHARDVLPQLLSYVSQSQLSKEQLEAYQTIAAWNKQNNPAEIGPTIFYVWWQYFSLKLWDEFRSTDDKPMRMPNQDRTVKLVTTEPTSPWIDNKETEQKETLADIATQSFRATIDTLTTKKGELNPESWAWAKYKSTTILHLSRSILPFSRKDIWIGGGRGIVNATSERNGPSWRMVVALGPSLKAYALYPGGQSGNPGSYYYDNMIDKWSKGELLDVVFLHKSVEKNERIKTTWTLTH, via the coding sequence ATGAAATGGATTAAAGCCATTCTCTCTTCTCTTTTAACAATTGTACTTATCTTTTTATTTAATACCAAGTTGGGGGTTCTCCCTCCTATAGGAAAGCTACTGAATCCCTTTCACGGGTTCTGGGCTAATGCAGAACCAACTAAAACAGAATCAGAGAAGAGTCTCTCTCTTAAAGGATTACAGGATAAAGTAACGATCCGGTTTGATGACAATCATGTACCACATATATTTGCTAATAATACCTATGATCTGTTTTATGCTCAGGGATATATCACTGCCTCTGATCGGTTATGGCAGATGGAATTGCAAACTCACGCCGCAGCAGGCAGGTTATCTGAAATTATAGGAGACCGTACACTGGAAATAGATCGAAATGCCCGTAGAAGAGGAATGGTTGTTGCGGCCAAAGCAACACTGACACAAATGATGTCAGATTCTGTAAGCAAACAAATTCTGGAAGCTTATTCAGCAGGAGTCAATGCCTATATTTCAAGCTTATCTCCAAAAGATTATCCGGTTGAATACAAAATTCTTGATTATTCACCAGAACCCTGGGAACCTCTAAAGTCTGCCTTGCTATTAAAACAAATGGCAACCACTCTGGCAACGGGTGATGATGATGGTCAGATGACAAATGTGCTGGCTCAATATGGCTATGATGTTGTCAAAGATTTATTCCCTGACTATCCATTTCACGAAAATCCAGTCATCCCTGTCGGTACCAAATGGGATTTTGAACCACTCCCTTCTCCAAAACCTCCAAAAGATTTTATTAAACCACTCACAAACTCTGCTATCAGCTCATCCAAAATCTCTCAAGCAAATCCATCTCTTGTATACAATGATCCTCAGGCAGAGAAAGAAATTGGCAGTAACAATTGGGCTGTAAACGGTCAGAAATCAGCCACTGGTTATCCTATTTTATCCAATGACCCTCATCTGGAACTATCGTTACCATCCATCTGGTATCAGATTCAGCTTATCGGTCCGGACGTAAATGTATGTGGGGCCTCATTACCTGGAGCACCTAATGTTATTAGTGGTTTTAATGAGAAAGTAGCATGGGGTGTAACCAATGTAGGATCAGATGTAATGGATTGGTATAAAATTACATTCAAAGATCAAACCCACAAAGAATACTTATATGATGGTGTTTACAAACCAGTAAAACAGGTTACTGAAATTATTAAAGTTCGGGGCAAACCGGATGTTATAGATACTGTTTTATATACCCACCATGGTCCTATAGTGTATAATGAAGGAATGCAATCATTAAATGGCAGAACGCCTGTTGGTTGCGCTATGCGATGGATTGCTCATGAACCATCCAACGAACTGGTTACATTCTATTACCTTAATCGGGCCAAAAATTACTCAGATTATGTAAAAGCCCTATCTTATTATATAAGCCCAGCTCAAAACTTTGTTTTCGCATCTGCTGACAATGATATTGCCTTGTGGCCTAATGGTAAATTTCCTATCAAATGGAAAGAACAGGGTAAGTTTATTCTGGATGGATCTAACTCTGCCTATGACTGGCAAGGGTGGATTCCTCATGCTCAGAATCCCCATGTTCTTAACCCTCCTCGTGGGTTTGTCAGCTCTGCCAACCAATTTTCTGCTGATACAACATATCCTTATTATCTGGGGTGGGAATTTTCCAACTACTCTCGTGGCGAACGCATCAATCAAAGATTAACCAGCATGCAACAGATCACCCCTGATAGCCTTCGTATGTTGCAAAATGACAACTATAATATTCACGCACGGGATGTATTGCCACAGTTATTATCGTATGTTTCACAAAGTCAACTTAGTAAGGAACAATTAGAAGCATATCAAACAATTGCTGCATGGAATAAACAAAATAACCCTGCAGAGATTGGACCAACAATATTTTATGTTTGGTGGCAATATTTCTCACTAAAATTATGGGATGAGTTTCGTAGTACAGATGACAAACCTATGCGAATGCCCAACCAGGATAGAACGGTAAAACTTGTAACAACAGAACCTACCTCCCCATGGATTGACAATAAAGAAACAGAACAAAAAGAAACACTGGCAGATATAGCAACTCAATCATTCAGAGCTACCATTGACACACTCACAACTAAAAAAGGAGAATTAAATCCAGAATCCTGGGCTTGGGCAAAATACAAAAGTACAACCATTCTACATTTGTCCCGTTCAATTCTTCCTTTCTCACGAAAGGATATATGGATTGGAGGAGGCAGAGGAATTGTAAATGCAACCTCTGAACGCAACGGCCCGTCATGGCGTATGGTAGTGGCATTAGGACCAAGCCTTAAAGCGTATGCACTCTATCCAGGTGGCCAATCTGGTAACCCTGGCAGTTACTATTATGATAATATGATAGACAAATGGTCTAAAGGAGAATTGCTGGATGTTGTATTCTTACATAAATCAGTGGAAAAAAATGAACGTATTAAAACTACCTGGACATTAACACATTAA
- a CDS encoding putative LPS assembly protein LptD, giving the protein MRLSCLLLVFGCILTGTIITTYGQNRRDSVRVSPRSTALDSLKKPSLLRDTTAQGAQTDSLRRQSREIETSVTYSAQDSIILDVNGKIARLYGQAKINYGDIALDAEYIEINWETGIVEAQGVKDSTGKVVGAPVFTEGSQKYETENIQYNIKTKKAIISGVITQQGEGYVRGTDVFKDPYDNLYIKGAIYTTCNLPNPHFHIAARKIKVVGNKQVVSGPFNFYLSGIPLPLGLPFGFFPYSSEKRKSGVIVPTYGEEPTNRGFFLRQGGYYWAMSDYMDMSFLGEVYSRGGWGLNVRSAYTKKYTYSGSLDLRFNRQSTGDEGFKSRTDAFWISWSHTPFSKGTGRFSASVNLGSTNYNSKFAYAGAGVQNDISRRISSSFTSSISYSNSFSIKNLPVTYSASARQDMNTVTGIVNTSLPEFNISLNRFYPLKGKGGSSSKYFWQTLNMAYQLDGYNRISNSPQSFATSYQGLPILNAYQTNGDTLPFNFSNAGLLWKRADKGVTHTIPVSMTMKLLKYLSMNYSFNYKETWYPQKLTFYDANNQLINSALSFNQGDSIRVDTARGFARSSSYSASASLTTNIYGMFNVHGKRIEAIRHRMVPSIGFSFTPDLSPDKFGFYQIAMVRDSSGEMTKVRLPRFASTSNLPSASLSKSITFSLSNTLEAKIKAKSDTAKVKYEKVSLLDNFGFSGSYNLAADSLKLSNISISARTKLFKKVDINFTSTLDPYRMVQFQSVDADNNPVFDSNGNPVYIQRRVDEFAWRSSHYTSNTGRVGKVQGSSLGRITSLNLSISTSLNPNASKKTAEKVDKDPTLDEQTKQQIKANPNLYVDFDIPWNVNLAYNFNYSKNGFSTSSVVQTLTFNGEVKLTEKWRIGVTSGYDFTRNYVVNTTAINIFRDLHCWQMTANWAPFGTYQYYSIDIQVKASMLKDLKLSRRRTWYDQGR; this is encoded by the coding sequence TTGCGTTTATCTTGCCTTCTTCTAGTATTCGGTTGTATTCTTACAGGTACAATAATAACCACTTATGGTCAGAATCGCCGTGACAGCGTACGTGTTTCTCCACGTAGCACAGCACTTGATTCGTTAAAAAAACCGTCTTTGTTGAGAGACACAACAGCTCAGGGAGCACAAACAGACAGTTTGCGAAGACAAAGCAGAGAAATTGAGACTTCTGTTACATATAGTGCTCAGGATTCTATTATACTGGATGTTAATGGTAAAATAGCCCGACTATATGGTCAGGCAAAGATCAATTATGGAGATATTGCCTTGGATGCAGAATACATAGAAATAAACTGGGAAACAGGAATTGTAGAGGCGCAAGGGGTAAAAGATTCCACAGGTAAAGTGGTTGGAGCGCCCGTTTTTACAGAAGGGAGCCAAAAATATGAAACAGAAAATATTCAATATAATATTAAAACCAAAAAGGCGATAATCAGTGGCGTTATAACCCAACAAGGGGAAGGATATGTTAGAGGAACAGATGTATTTAAAGATCCATATGATAACCTTTACATTAAAGGTGCTATTTATACAACCTGTAATTTACCCAATCCTCACTTCCATATTGCAGCCCGGAAAATTAAGGTGGTAGGTAATAAACAGGTTGTTTCTGGTCCTTTTAATTTTTATCTGAGTGGCATTCCCTTGCCTTTAGGACTTCCGTTTGGTTTCTTTCCCTATTCTTCTGAAAAACGCAAATCAGGTGTTATTGTACCAACTTATGGAGAAGAACCTACTAATAGAGGCTTTTTCTTACGCCAGGGTGGCTACTATTGGGCGATGAGTGATTATATGGATATGAGTTTCCTGGGTGAGGTTTATTCGAGGGGTGGATGGGGTCTGAATGTTCGTTCAGCCTATACGAAGAAATATACATACAGCGGTTCACTTGACTTACGCTTTAACCGACAAAGTACAGGTGATGAAGGATTTAAATCACGTACAGATGCATTCTGGATTAGCTGGTCACATACGCCTTTCAGTAAAGGAACAGGACGTTTTTCCGCAAGTGTTAACTTAGGTTCTACCAATTATAACTCCAAATTTGCCTATGCAGGTGCAGGTGTACAAAATGATATTAGCCGAAGAATCTCGTCTTCGTTTACTTCTAGTATTTCTTACTCCAACTCTTTCTCAATTAAAAACCTGCCGGTAACCTATAGTGCAAGTGCCAGACAGGACATGAATACAGTAACAGGTATTGTTAATACATCTCTACCTGAATTTAACATCTCTCTTAACAGATTCTACCCATTGAAAGGAAAAGGAGGAAGCAGCAGCAAATATTTCTGGCAAACCTTAAATATGGCATATCAATTAGATGGATATAACAGAATCAGTAACTCACCTCAATCTTTTGCCACATCCTATCAGGGACTACCTATATTGAATGCATATCAGACCAACGGAGATACTCTTCCTTTCAATTTCTCAAATGCTGGATTACTGTGGAAAAGAGCGGATAAAGGTGTAACCCATACTATACCAGTTTCTATGACTATGAAGCTACTTAAATATCTGAGTATGAACTATAGTTTCAATTACAAAGAAACCTGGTATCCTCAAAAATTAACGTTCTATGATGCTAACAATCAATTAATTAACTCAGCACTTTCATTCAATCAGGGTGATAGTATTCGGGTTGATACAGCACGTGGATTTGCCCGTTCAAGCTCTTATTCTGCCAGTGCCAGTCTGACAACCAATATTTATGGGATGTTTAATGTTCATGGCAAACGAATTGAGGCAATTCGCCACCGAATGGTTCCAAGTATAGGTTTTAGCTTTACACCTGATTTATCACCTGATAAATTTGGGTTTTATCAGATAGCCATGGTAAGAGACTCTTCAGGAGAAATGACAAAGGTGAGGCTCCCCCGTTTTGCCAGTACCAGTAACTTACCCAGTGCCAGTCTTTCAAAAAGCATTACATTTAGTTTGAGTAATACACTTGAAGCCAAAATAAAAGCCAAAAGCGATACAGCAAAAGTGAAGTACGAAAAAGTAAGCCTTCTAGATAATTTTGGTTTTTCAGGCAGTTATAACTTAGCAGCAGATTCATTAAAACTGTCCAACATTAGTATATCAGCACGTACCAAACTATTCAAAAAAGTAGATATCAATTTCACATCTACCTTAGATCCTTACCGGATGGTTCAATTTCAATCGGTCGACGCAGATAATAATCCAGTTTTTGATTCTAATGGCAATCCGGTTTATATACAACGTCGTGTAGATGAATTTGCCTGGCGTTCCAGTCATTATACTTCTAATACAGGAAGAGTGGGAAAAGTACAGGGTAGCAGCTTAGGACGTATTACTAGTTTAAACCTAAGCATTAGTACCAGTTTAAATCCAAATGCGAGTAAAAAGACAGCTGAAAAGGTAGACAAAGACCCAACATTGGATGAACAAACCAAACAACAGATAAAAGCCAATCCTAATCTGTATGTAGATTTTGATATTCCCTGGAACGTCAATCTGGCATATAACTTCAATTATTCTAAAAATGGTTTTAGTACTTCAAGTGTTGTCCAAACGCTTACTTTTAATGGAGAAGTAAAACTTACTGAAAAATGGCGTATTGGAGTTACATCAGGATATGATTTTACGAGAAATTATGTTGTCAATACTACAGCCATCAATATATTCAGAGATTTACACTGCTGGCAAATGACCGCCAACTGGGCTCCTTTTGGTACCTATCAATATTATTCTATTGATATTCAAGTGAAAGCTTCTATGCTGAAAGATCTTAAACTTAGTCGCCGTCGTACCTGGTATGACCAAGGACGCTAA
- a CDS encoding YqgE/AlgH family protein, with translation MIEQIPAKGKLLIAEPFLGDPNFERSVVLLCEHTETGSFGFVLNQTTVLTLKDVIEDEIYADLPLHIGGPVEHNTLHFIHRMGTIIDDTIPIADDLYWGGDFEQVKSLLNMGKMSTDDIRFFVGYSGWGEQQLENELKQNAWIVTDAESSFIFQTPADQFWRNILRRMDGKYKAFANYPTDPRLN, from the coding sequence ATGATAGAACAAATTCCAGCTAAGGGTAAATTACTGATTGCGGAACCTTTTTTGGGGGATCCTAACTTTGAACGTAGCGTTGTTTTACTCTGTGAACATACGGAAACAGGATCTTTTGGTTTTGTTCTGAATCAGACTACAGTACTGACGCTTAAAGATGTAATTGAAGATGAAATCTATGCAGACCTCCCATTACATATTGGTGGACCTGTAGAGCATAATACACTCCATTTTATCCATCGCATGGGAACAATCATTGATGATACAATTCCGATAGCTGATGATTTATATTGGGGGGGCGATTTTGAACAGGTGAAGAGTTTGCTTAACATGGGAAAAATGTCAACAGATGATATTCGTTTCTTTGTTGGATATTCCGGATGGGGTGAACAACAGTTAGAGAATGAACTGAAACAAAATGCATGGATTGTTACTGATGCGGAATCTTCCTTTATTTTTCAAACACCAGCAGATCAATTCTGGCGTAATATATTGCGTCGTATGGATGGTAAATATAAAGCTTTTGCCAATTATCCAACAGATCCCCGCTTGAACTAA
- a CDS encoding transglutaminase-like domain-containing protein: protein MNTNEIKALVSLLDDDDKEVQLHVEQRIISLGGPVIPFLEAEWETNFNPIVQKKIEELIHTLQFDALKQRLREWKDSETQDLLEGMWLVATYQYPDLSLERLKKDLEQIYYDAWLEFKADVHAYDQVKILNSVMFSKLKFAANTKNFHSPANCMINIVLDSKRGNPISLCVIYMLIAHKLKLPIYGVNLPNLFILTFKTAETQFYINVFNKGIVFSRSDIDSYIKQLNLPPSDIFYEPCSNVDIIKRVLRNLSLAFEKTGDSDKMEEVRLLLDVVTENKESQE from the coding sequence ATGAATACAAATGAAATCAAAGCTTTGGTGTCTCTATTAGATGACGATGATAAGGAAGTCCAACTACATGTAGAGCAAAGGATTATTTCTTTGGGTGGGCCAGTGATTCCTTTTCTGGAGGCTGAGTGGGAGACAAATTTTAATCCAATTGTTCAGAAGAAGATAGAAGAACTGATTCATACCTTACAGTTTGATGCTTTAAAACAACGTTTAAGGGAATGGAAGGATAGTGAGACACAAGATTTGCTGGAAGGCATGTGGTTAGTGGCTACATATCAATATCCTGATTTGTCTTTGGAGAGATTGAAAAAAGATCTGGAACAGATCTATTATGATGCATGGCTTGAATTTAAGGCCGACGTGCATGCATATGACCAGGTGAAAATACTAAACAGTGTGATGTTTAGTAAATTGAAGTTTGCTGCTAATACAAAAAACTTTCATTCTCCTGCCAATTGTATGATCAATATTGTGCTGGATTCTAAAAGAGGTAATCCTATTTCACTTTGTGTGATTTATATGCTTATTGCTCATAAGTTGAAACTGCCTATTTATGGAGTAAACCTTCCTAATCTATTTATTCTGACATTTAAAACGGCAGAAACTCAATTTTATATAAACGTATTTAATAAAGGGATTGTCTTTTCCAGATCTGATATAGATAGTTATATCAAACAGTTAAATTTACCTCCTTCTGATATTTTCTATGAACCTTGTTCAAATGTAGATATTATCAAACGGGTGCTTCGTAATTTGTCTCTGGCTTTTGAGAAAACAGGTGATAGTGATAAGATGGAAGAAGTACGTTTACTATTGGATGTGGTGACAGAAAACAAAGAGAGTCAAGAGTAA
- a CDS encoding MlaD family protein: MAVSKEIRIGILALVSGVVLYFGFNYLKGSDLFSNKEYYYAIYPNAEGLNVSNPITINGVQVGQVAGKTLLQNHGNHVLITLDIEKEVKLNDSTVAIVASTGLLGGKEIKLLIGKGGRPLDEGDTLISQTEVDMLGKLADEAKPLSRDLDTALNNLNVLLKQFQQISKPLGGTLQNLENTSSALNGILAQNQAAIKGILTNLNAMSSALNDPQTGVKPLMAKLNATGDSLSRIQLGQTVDKANASLANISKLLNEINQGQGSLGKLAKNDSLYNNLNRFSANLDSLMVDFREHPKRYVHFSVFGKKDKTKK, encoded by the coding sequence GTGGCAGTCTCGAAAGAAATTAGAATAGGTATACTGGCTCTTGTGTCAGGTGTTGTTTTATATTTTGGTTTCAATTACCTGAAAGGTTCTGATCTTTTCTCTAACAAGGAGTATTATTATGCTATTTATCCTAATGCTGAGGGATTAAATGTTTCAAATCCTATTACAATCAATGGGGTGCAAGTGGGGCAGGTAGCTGGTAAAACATTACTTCAGAATCATGGAAATCATGTGCTTATCACATTGGATATAGAAAAAGAAGTAAAACTCAATGATTCAACTGTTGCAATAGTTGCCAGCACTGGTTTATTGGGTGGCAAAGAAATTAAACTTCTGATTGGTAAAGGTGGTCGTCCATTGGATGAAGGGGATACTTTGATCTCACAAACTGAAGTAGATATGTTGGGAAAACTCGCTGACGAAGCAAAGCCTTTAAGTCGTGACCTGGATACCGCCTTGAATAACCTGAATGTTTTGCTAAAACAATTTCAACAGATAAGCAAGCCTTTGGGAGGAACATTACAAAATCTGGAGAATACTTCTTCTGCTTTAAATGGTATACTGGCACAAAATCAGGCTGCTATCAAGGGTATTCTAACAAATCTGAATGCAATGTCTAGTGCTCTAAATGATCCTCAAACAGGAGTAAAACCTTTAATGGCAAAATTGAATGCAACAGGGGATAGCTTAAGCCGAATACAGTTAGGCCAGACAGTTGACAAGGCCAATGCATCACTTGCTAATATTAGCAAATTGTTAAATGAGATTAATCAAGGACAAGGATCATTGGGCAAACTGGCAAAAAATGACTCACTTTATAATAACCTGAATCGATTTTCTGCCAATCTGGATAGTCTGATGGTTGATTTCCGTGAACATCCTAAGCGATATGTACATTTCTCTGTGTTTGGAAAAAAGGATAAGACAAAAAAATAA
- a CDS encoding N-acetylmuramoyl-L-alanine amidase, giving the protein MKNIILIFVLGIIVSLCAFTPLEKRPQYKLRLVVIDAGHGGKDPGTHGKYVQEKEIALKVALEVGKTIKKNFPDVKVLYTRMTDKFVDLQERAAIANRNHADLFISIHCNSNNSKAIAGTETYTMGLHTSEGNLEVAKRENSAILLEDNHEKKYGGYDPDSPMGHILFANYQSAYMENSLRFASHVESQFEKRANRHSRGVRQAGFIVLWKTAMPSALIEIGFLSNLTEEKYLRTEEGRSNIANAIYRGFKAYKEDMETTD; this is encoded by the coding sequence GTGAAAAATATTATTCTCATTTTTGTACTGGGTATTATAGTTTCGTTATGTGCTTTTACTCCATTAGAAAAACGCCCCCAATACAAACTACGTCTGGTGGTTATTGATGCAGGCCATGGTGGCAAAGATCCAGGTACTCATGGAAAATATGTACAGGAAAAAGAAATTGCTTTGAAAGTAGCCTTGGAAGTAGGCAAAACTATAAAAAAGAACTTTCCTGATGTAAAAGTACTTTATACCCGTATGACTGATAAGTTTGTGGACTTACAGGAACGTGCTGCAATTGCTAACAGAAATCATGCCGATCTTTTCATCTCGATTCATTGTAACTCAAATAATTCCAAAGCGATAGCTGGAACAGAAACCTATACAATGGGGTTACATACTTCGGAAGGAAATCTGGAGGTTGCTAAACGGGAAAACTCTGCTATTCTGTTAGAAGATAATCACGAAAAAAAATATGGTGGGTATGATCCTGACTCTCCTATGGGACATATTTTGTTTGCCAATTATCAAAGTGCTTATATGGAAAATAGCCTTAGATTTGCTAGCCATGTAGAGTCTCAGTTTGAAAAAAGAGCAAACCGGCACAGCAGAGGGGTGAGACAGGCAGGATTTATCGTTCTATGGAAAACAGCTATGCCTAGTGCTCTTATTGAGATTGGCTTTCTGAGTAACCTGACAGAGGAAAAATATCTTAGAACAGAAGAAGGCCGTTCAAATATTGCAAACGCCATTTATCGCGGATTTAAAGCGTATAAAGAAGATATGGAAACAACAGATTGA